From Schizosaccharomyces pombe strain 972h- genome assembly, chromosome: II, the proteins below share one genomic window:
- the nup120 gene encoding nucleoporin, WD repeat Nup120, with the protein MNELKHAVVPIDLQSFCLEGTLALWVPALENDSEDDSEAIETADDNEKLFKKECVAYDAGVYTSNKSKGSQTLRWSIFQNRTLTIFDVSLNSKKEPLSKFNVKIHFPSNVMKDGVAFSFSEHSDTTIIYAITHARVLYYIRLSKTWFQLPDARLDDDWCLCYRPISFLNQKPDLMAAISTSEICVSFFNGGLTKIILNPKDASHYEQHIDDSSYLFSLKKYLSLQAFKADYRSPNTIISMIFLSTYNVLVMLSLDYKLKVLDLSTNQCVETIELSQTILPLQSFPYLTSDHTTNSFIALYYPDNSHGSFSIYKLNANAHSFKLNVVIEKGIIPPSLPDDEFIPWMLSDFQLISSEGSQSKFLLIIAWKSNLNTVIQKCNLSLDQDESFSCVWSHSLDSFSLIEKTFFDVPTNMSSGDISEIWLQHIFAHNTSIESIQVALLSFQNSSSQVSKNKLDKFGALTISELKNAVLSSIVSTIQIEPNSDLTGYDYYEYKRLLYNEWERFAKLVAYLDHFGDEILSINFDPSNAVTYINYANKVAFIRDPYLIESFDEEPLTKLISSLETDDPSLIEGYQILDLGRSLHSCMSFSTLSEIRYSLRELVQDLPSYSLFDTLWVFYDKHIYPNVDPDYISTLIDTLVSLENPMRDIDSLIQRLRSFDIYNHSAQSPSLFLCASVARVLDSILKKFQVSIEGFIFLLSLITSQQDYELQSKFAGCDKLFLSLLEDWRLVSFLLENSALLLEKFEEEDVDSTNCNLNTMEALASVNTALQFFSALNYSECFSESQISPLHATVISSLSAIFIRDDTENDLVTELVEKLFLFKQYNACMQLIGWLNSDPIAVYLKALIYLKSKEAVKAVRCFKTTSLVLYSHTSQFAVLREFQEIAEKYHHQNLLSCYYLHLSKKLFEESAYIDALEFSLLADASKETDDEDLSIAITHETLKTACAAGKFDAAHVALMVLSTTPLKKSCLLDFVNQLTKQGKINQLLNYSMPTLRQDVDNLLERKAFQMINVESQPCWYNILFSWRYKHQNYRDAAAIIYEKLSRYISTTELIGKKERTFIIEHYLIVLNTLELLPKEDTWILVTDMSVDKEPDPNFLPQKLLTLDAIVAEYHLQLKDVAVQVTAEMSSAMNIDL; encoded by the coding sequence atgaATGAATTAAAGCATGCGGTAGTTCCGATAGACTTACAATCTTTTTGTCTGGAAGGAACTTTGGCGTTGTGGGTTCCAGCTCTCGAAAACGACTCGGAAGACGATTCTGAAGCTATAGAAACAGCTGATGataatgaaaaactttttaaaaaggaatgtGTAGCATATGATGCAGGTGTTTATACCtcaaataaaagcaaaggTTCACAAACTTTACGATGGAGTATATTCCAAAACAGAACACTCACTATCTTTGatgtttcattaaattctAAGAAGGAGcctttatcaaaatttaatgtgaaaattcattttccaTCCAACGTAATGAAGGACGGTGTAGCTTTCTCGTTCAGTGAGCATTCCGACACGACCATTATATATGCTATTACTCACGCTCGCGTTTTGTATTATATTAGATTATCTAAAACTTGGTTCCAATTACCGGACGCTCGCTTAGACGACGATTGGTGTCTTTGTTACCGACCAATATCCTTTCTGAATCAAAAACCCGATTTAATGGCCGCAATTAGCACGTCTGAAATTTGTGTAAGCTTTTTCAATGGAGGTTTAACAAAGATTATATTAAATCCAAAAGACGCTAGTCACTACGAACAGCATATTGATGATTCTAGTTATTTGTTTTCcctaaaaaaatatctatCACTTCAGGCATTTAAGGCAGATTACCGCTCTCCTAATACTATTAtttcaatgatttttttgtctaCCTATAATGTTCTTGTGATGCTATCGCTTGACTATAAGTTAAAAGTTTTGGATTTGTCTACTAATCAATGCGTCGAAACCATTGAACTGTCACAGACTATACTTCCTCTACAATCCTTTCCTTATTTAACTTCAGATCACACCACTAATTCTTTCATCGCTCTGTATTACCCAGATAATTCTCATGgctctttttcaatttacaAACTTAACGCAAACGCCCactcttttaaattaaatgttGTCATCGAGAAGGGCATAATTCCTCCTTCTTTACCAGACGATGAGTTCATACCATGGATGCTTTCTGATTTTCAACTGATATCGTCAGAGGGCTCTCAATCTAAATTTTTGCTCATTATTGCTTGGAAAAGCAACTTAAATACCGTTATCCAAAAATGCAACCTTAGTCTAGATCAGGACGAGAGTTTTTCATGCGTTTGGAGTCACTCTTTGGATAGCTTTTCCCTCATAgaaaaaaccttttttgACGTTCCAACAAACATGTCGTCTGGGGATATCTCAGAGATTTGGCTACAACACATTTTTGCACATAATACATCTATTGAGTCTATACAAGTTGCTCTTTTAAGCTTTCAAAACAGCTCCTCgcaagtttcaaaaaataaactggATAAATTTGGCGCACTTACTATAAGTGAACTTAAAAATGCCGTTTTGTCGTCTATAGTTTCAACGATCCAAATAGAGCCAAATTCAGATTTAACTGGATACGATTATTATGAATATAAGCGGCTATTATATAATGAATGGGAAAGGTTTGCGAAACTTGTTGCATATCTGGATCATTTTGGAGATGAAATATTAAGTATTAACTTCGATCCTTCGAACGCTGTTACATATATCAATTATGCAAATAAAGTGGCTTTTATTAGGGATCCTTATCTCATTGAATCCTTTGACGAAGAGCCGTTGACCAAATTAATTAGTTCCCTTGAAACAGATGATCCTTCTCTAATTGAAGGTTATCAAATTCTGGATCTTGGTAGGAGTTTACATTCCTGTATGTCATTTTCTACTTTATCTGAAATTAGATACTCATTACGAGAACTAGTCCAGGATTTGCCATcttattctttatttgataCATTGTGGGTATTTTATGACAAGCACATATATCCCAACGTCGATCCAGATTATATCAGTACTTTAATTGATACTCTAGTTTCTCTTGAAAACCCGATGCGCGACATTGATTCTCTTATCCAACGCTTAAGAAGTTTCGATATTTACAACCATTCCGCTCAATCCCCTTCCTTATTTTTGTGTGCATCGGTAGCACGGGTTTTGGACagtattttgaaaaagtttcaagTCTCTATTGaaggatttatttttctactTTCTTTGATAACTAGCCAGCAGGATTATGAGTTACAATCCAAATTTGCAGGATGtgataaattatttctttctttactaGAAGATTGGCGTCTTGTgagttttcttttagaGAATTCTGCACTTTTGctagaaaaatttgaggAGGAGGATGTTGATTCAACAAACTGTAATTTAAATACTATGGAAGCTTTAGCAAGTGTTAACACAGCCCTTCAGTTTTTTTCCGCTTTGAATTATTCCGAATGTTTCTCAGAAAGCCAAATTTCACCTTTACATGCTACCGTGATATCGTCTTTGTCGGCAATCTTTATAAGGGACGATACGGAAAATGATCTGGTCACTGAACTTGTAGAAAAGTTGTTTCTATTCAAACAATATAATGCATGTATGCAATTAATAGGGTGGCTTAACTCTGACCCAATTGCAGTCTACTTGAAAGCACTTATTTATCTCAAATCGAAAGAAGCTGTTAAGGCTGTCCGATGTTTCAAGACTACTTCTCTAGTCCTTTACTCACATACTTCTCAATTCGCAGTTTTACGGGAGTTTCAAGAAATTGCTGAAAAATACCACCATCAGAACCTATTATCGTGTTATTACCTTCATCTATCAAAAAAGCTGTTCGAGGAGAGTGCATATATAGATGCATtagaattttctttattagcAGATGCCTCGAAAGAGACTGACGACGAAGATTTGTCTATTGCAATTACCCATGAGACTTTAAAAACCGCTTGTGCAGCAGGAAAGTTTGACGCTGCTCACGTTGCATTGATGGTTTTATCCACTACGCCTTTGAAAAAGTCATGTTTACTAGACTTTGTAAATCAATTAACGAAACAaggtaaaataaatcagCTTCTAAATTATTCAATGCCAACGTTAAGACAGGACGTCGACAATTTGCTTGAGCGAAAGGCCTTTCAAATGATTAACGTTGAATCACAACCATGCTGGtataatattttgtttagttGGCGGTATAAACATCAAAACTATCGAGACGCAGCAGCAattatttatgaaaaactGAGCCGGTATATCTCTACTACAGAAttaattggaaaaaaggaGAGAACTTTTATAATAGAACATTATTTGATTGTTTTGAACACTCTGGAGTTGCTTCCGAAAGAAGATACATGGATTCTTGTGACAGACATGTCCGTGGACAAGGAACCTGACCCTAACTTTCTTCCACAAAAATTACTTACTCTAGATGCAATTGTAGCAGAATATCACTTACAGTTGAAGGATGTCGCTGTTCAAGTTACAGCTGAAATGTCATCGGCCATGAATATCGATTTATAA